A stretch of DNA from Glycine max cultivar Williams 82 chromosome 18, Glycine_max_v4.0, whole genome shotgun sequence:
aaaaaagtgaaaaaaagaaaagtttacaATTCCACATTGACTAtggttgattttctttttaaatctaGGATATTTATTTATCGGAAGACAAGCATTACTCTTTCGAGATATTGTGATCTAATCAAGGgactaatatttttctatatacaCATACTTATGATCAAACTTTTGATTAAAcacttttagaaaacaaaattatgtgCCAATCATGTGTAGTTGATGCCACACCATGTTAGTACTACTTGAATCATGTTGATGCTAAACAAGTCATTCTCAACCACATTTAACCCACATgctactaaaaaaacaaaaccaaaaacattGGATCACAAATTCACAACCGTTAAAAAGGGGGTAGACAGTGGGGAGGAGTGAGAAGAAACAATCTTGCATTAAAGACAAACAACCTGTTCAAGTTCAAGATTACTACACCACCGTCCATACATTTAACATGTGTCAGCTAAGGTTACAACTGAGCATATTCCTCACAAGAGATTGCCTTTGCATTTAGCCTTCCAATCATATTTCTCTCTATATCCTCACTCAGCATAATAATAAGCAGGTCCTAAAACTTGTACTAGCCTCACAAAAACCAACCATTTTTCCCATCAAAGTTACTTACAActtctcaaatttttctaattttcttgCTCCCTTTCTTTTCTGGTGTGTGCACTTCGTCACTTTTTGTGCCATTCAAAGGTGCAGCATAAGAAGTAAGAGGAAGTTGCCTAGTGTTTGAGATGTCTGGTGTTCTTCTTTGGGTGAGTTGTGGACCCAAGGAGAACCCCATCTCCATTGTTGGTCTTGCTGGAAGAGGTGGCAGAAGCCAGAGGAGGTTTGGACTGTGCAATGGGATCAGTTTTGCAAGCTTTTCACCAGCAGTGGCAGACCCTTCAAGATCCTCAGAGGAGAGGGTATATGAGGTGGTGTTGAAGCAAGCAGCACTGGTCAAGGAGAAGAATAAGGGCACCAAGAGAGCACTGAATTTAGACAAACCAACAGTTGAAGGTGATTTAACCCATGGGGATCTGTTGAGTGCTGCTTATGATAGGTGTGGTGAAGTCTGTGCTGAATATGCCAAGACATTTTATCTTGGTACTCTCTCTCTGTCCTGTTTTggtcctttttgtttttcttaatcaTTTTCCCTTGTTCCAATGAGtttttgtgcatttttttaaagttcattATAATATCAGTTTCATATTAAGAAAATTCAGTCATTGACTAACTGTTGTGAAGAAGTAACCCCCTtcatggttcaaattttaagcTTCTCTCATCCTTCTTGGTTGATTCTAGAGGAATATTCACTTAAGAGAGGGATCTCTATAATTCACTTTTGCCAATTGTACTATGCCTTCACTTTGTTGCAAAATGTTTACTATAATTGAAATGGTTTATTTATTCCCAAGGCAGCGTGGATCAACAGTCCATTCAATGATTTCAAATTTTGGTCACTATTCTTTGTTGGTCTATTTAATGTTTCTTAGTATATGTTGTTGTTGTCAATTTGATTGGTTAATTGTGAACTGCAAATCTCAGGCACACAATTGATGACCCAAGAGCGCAGAAAAGCCATCTGGGCCATATACGGTATGTGTGCTTATCCTAATTGGCATTCTACAAAAGCTTATCCAATGAGGCTTGggtccatttttatttattttgaaattgactACACTTTGTGCATGCAGTGTGGTGCAGAAGAACCGATGAACTAGTGGATGGACCTAATGCTTCTCACATCACACCAAAGGCCTTGGACAGGTGGGAGCAAAGACTATACGATGTTTTTGAAGGCCGGCCTTATGATATGTATGATGCTGCCCTCTCAGATACAGTTTCAAAGTACCCAGTTGATATACAGGTAGACCAAAAGCCCAAAAACTTCACTCTGAAATTGAACCTTTTAGTTACCTTTCCTAGTTTGTGGGGAAAATAAATCTTCATTTACATCAGAATTCAAACTAGTCAACAAGTATTCATATCCCACATCAATTTTAGATATGGCCAAAATAGAGCTTATAAAGGCTTGGATAATCCTTACTGATGAGCTAGCTTTGAGCTAAACTCGGCTCATCTTCAAGATGGTATCAAAGAATCGGGTAGATTAATATTGAGTCACCCTCAACTGTTTAAACATCTACCTGCCCTTGCAACTTTCCCAAAGACGTGCTATTCTAAGTTTGAAGAGGTTGTGTTGGAGTTGGACAATCTTTTCAGGTTGAGTTAGCCTAGTTCAAATTCAAGAACAAGGAAAATGGTGGTGCTCGATTAAAGCCGCAAAACATGTGAGGATAATGTACTTGCTTGGTTCAgcttattttgagaaaaatgattccttttttttcctctttaaaACTTTCCGAGAAAGCTTAAAACCagaaacaattatttttccTGGAATGGGCATTACCAAACATGCCAATTGTCTTAAGATACAAGCCCCTAAAAAAACATGATGGAATCTGGTCGTTAGCTGATGGCTGAATTGTTGTGACTTGTAGTTGGTAATGAGTAAGGAACTTGTGTTCTACAAGATAAGTGTTGAATTGTATAATTTAGAGTATCTAGTGTTCAGTTATGTATAAATTACTTAGCATTTAACAACAATAGGGGGTACTACTTATTTTTATGTGCTAAAAACTAATCCAAGTTCCAATGAATTGTCTGTTTGAATAGCCATTTAAGGACATGATTGAAGGGATGAGGCTGGATCTGAGAAAGTCAAGATACAATAACTTTGATGAACTCTACCTTTACTGCTACTATGTAGCTGGGACAGTGGGACTCATGAGTGTTCCAGTAATGGGGATAGCACCAGAATCAAAGGCTTCGACAGAGAGTGTCTATAATGCTGCATTGGCACTTGGCATTGCTAATCAACTTACCAACATTCTCAGAGACGTTGGAGAAGAGTAAGGATCTTTAAATACAACAATATCTTGTAGTTTTAGTATGACTGACATTCATACATAAAAACCTCAATTCCAAGAAAGTATATCTCAACAATAAAGAAGTGAAATTCTGCAATTCAACTTAATTTAGAATagcatttaatttcaattatcaatataatttgAGGTAGAATAAGGAGGGAAGGAAATCTTCAaatcaaaatgatattttttctattaaaccAAAGAAGTGATGTACTTTTCCTTTCCCAATGAGATTGCTATAGTAGCCGTGTAAAACTAtgatttatgttaaaaaaaaaatcagtgtaataaaaatgatttgttagacttttcattaaaaaaaaaaaggagctgTTATTTCTTAGCCGTTCTGACCCTTAAGCAGCCAACAAAATTATGTATCTAATTATTACTTGTTTTCTTGATCATTATAGTGCAAGAAGAGGAAGAGTATATCTTCCACAAGATGAATTGGCACAAGCTGGCCTATCAGATGATGACATTTTTAGAGGGAAAGTTACCGACAAGTGGCGCAATTTCATGAAGGGCCAAATACAGAGAGCAAGGATGTTTTTTGATGAGGCAGAGAAGGGAGTTTCAGAGCTCAACTCTGCAAGCAGGTGGCCAGTATGGGCATCTTTGTTGTTGTATAGGCAAATCTTAGATTCTATTGAAGCCAATGACTACAATAACTTCACTAAAAGAGCTTATGTAGGTAAAGTTAAGAAGCTGCTATCACTACCTGCTGCATATGGAAGAGCACTTCTAGGTCCCCAAAAGTTGACCAAAATGGTTACGAGAAGTATGTAAAAGTTGTTCCAATGAGCATCAAATTGTTTGAGCTTGTAAATTCTGTTCACTAGAAATCAGAAAGCTATaaagtgtatattttttttcaagttttaatagTATACAtctcaagtaaaaaatattcaacaGAAATCCATTTAATATTCAGTTTGGAAGTAAATATTTTGTTCTTGGCCAAGCAACATTTAGCAATTGACTGTTATTTGGTtcacttgtaaaaaaaaagggttctaatttatttaacattcCAAAACTTCCATATCATATTTGGCGATTGACTGATTCTACTATAACAAGATATACTTGTTATTTGTTAACAATGACAAAGTTATGGGTTAACAAAAGTATTAGTTAGTTTCGGACACAGGAATGATAACTAATCTATACTagaagttaataaataatttacacaTTAACAAGTTTATGAGATGGGTAGAATCTTAAAGTGTTGGAATATTTGAACTGCAAGTGGATGAGAGACTCGGTGGTAACTAATCAACTTTagggagagaagaagaaaaaggtatgCATGAGACAAagttatctgtttttttttttaagggattCAAAGTTAGTTCACAgcaaataattcacaatttaTGTATACTATTGACCTAATGAAATTAAACCCTCTTGATAAAGAAAGTCatctttttgtttataaaattgttaCTACTTGGTTTGACATATCCCTAATAGTTCCAAACATAATGATATACAcgattttcattatttaaataagaaagaaaaagaatattatgCATCACAGTATAAAATAagtcttataattaattatttttaattgaatgtcaacataaaaatattttatattattagtgtgtgacacaaatatttttcatttttcattttaaaaagatGTGAAACAAATATGATATAAAATCTCTATATTTACGTGCTTCTCGTTTCCATAATGAAAGTTGTGGATGCTACATTTCTATTCTCTACAACTACCTCTTCCCTCATCATGATTTCACATTTCTTCTTTCACTTTTTCTCAATgtcttatttaaattatttttctaaaattattaaatatcaaCTAAACATATTCATCAtaataatattcttaaatataatattcctAAAATGTTTACATTCTCAAGAATAATTCGTGATTATAATCATGAGAAACAAACACATCGTAAAATTTCCATATTCATgttgtttcttattttcattataaaagttACTTGCATTTGTATTTGTACTATCCAAGACCTATAAAATACACATGACATTTCAAGACACGTGTCAGCCTTGTAATAGGATCATGGACACTCGACCCTTAGCGGTGAGGCTCCCTAACTGACAAGTTATCTCTAACATATTAATAtcaatgttgttaatggcgaatggcggttcatggcggaaagtcaaaaatccgccataaaaataTGGCGGATGGCGTAGCGGAAAATGGCGGATGTCATAGcggacacaaaaaaaaaaaaaaaacatatatataaactcattgaaattgaaaaaaacaaaggattgcattcaaataaactaaaaaagtttcataagttcatacaataatcaagtaccaacaccaaataaactcattaaagagttcaaaataagaaaatgataaaaacataatgCAAAGTGCAAAGTGAAGGTTGAGGCTCTAATCATCTTCTCCAATCCCAACATAATCATCTTCGTTGTTATCATATGGTAATGGAgcatctccctctccctcttccCCATCAGACGCCTCAAAATTGAccatgatttcttcttcttcagattcAACATCAATATTCTCCTCAACATCTAGATCCTCATCATTTTCTTGGACTGCTTTTTGCTTCCTTGATGAAGATCCAACAACCATTGCCTGTTTTTAGAAGTTTGGGCAGCAGCAACActtgttttttgctttttccGCCTAGTATACATCCTACACTCTCCAACCCCCGAAGCCTGATACACAGTTGCCCAATTTAgagcatcatcatcttcaaataccaaatcatttccagcatcattatcatcatcttgaTCCATCTCTCCCACGAGCCATTCATTGCATACATCAATATCATTAAGAGaaattggatcaatttcatctctTGCATTATATCTTTGCTTCAATTGTTGGTTGTATTTGACAAACACCAAATCATGCAACCTCTTGTGCTCAagcctatttctttttttggaatgaatctacaacataacaaataaatgttgatttCAATCTCAAATATACTCCAAATATAACTtgatcatcaaaattaaataaaattaaaaagtatagttAGAGTTTTGTCACAATTACTTGCTCAAACACACTCCAATTTCTTTCACATCCTGAAGCACTGCAAGTCAAACTCAAAATCTTAATAGCCAGCTTCTGCAAATTTGGAGTTTGTGACCCAAACATTCGCCACCAATATGCTGCAATACCAATTACCAACCAAGAGCATAACTTAGAATTCTGAATTCTAAcactaatacataaaaaaaat
This window harbors:
- the LOC100776503 gene encoding Phytoene synthase, chloroplastic-like, which gives rise to MSGVLLWVSCGPKENPISIVGLAGRGGRSQRRFGLCNGISFASFSPAVADPSRSSEERVYEVVLKQAALVKEKNKGTKRALNLDKPTVEGDLTHGDLLSAAYDRCGEVCAEYAKTFYLGTQLMTQERRKAIWAIYVWCRRTDELVDGPNASHITPKALDRWEQRLYDVFEGRPYDMYDAALSDTVSKYPVDIQPFKDMIEGMRLDLRKSRYNNFDELYLYCYYVAGTVGLMSVPVMGIAPESKASTESVYNAALALGIANQLTNILRDVGEDARRGRVYLPQDELAQAGLSDDDIFRGKVTDKWRNFMKGQIQRARMFFDEAEKGVSELNSASRWPVWASLLLYRQILDSIEANDYNNFTKRAYVGKVKKLLSLPAAYGRALLGPQKLTKMVTRSM